ACACCGTCGGCAAGCCAGCGGTGGCGGAGAACACGGATCGGGCCGAAAGGTCATGGAGATGGCGACTCGCGTGACACCACTCCCGTGCCATATGCTAGACGGAAGGCAGGTGCCAGGATCAGTGGCATCCGGCTCCCAGTGATTGGATTGTGTGATGGCTACGCTCCACAATGCCGACCCCCAGCCGCCCGATCTCGCGACCTATCTCGCCTAGTTCGACCAGCGTATAGGGCAACAGACATCGACGATGTGCCGGCGGTGCGCACGACCGCCCTGCGGCCCCTGATCCTTGCGAAGAATCTGCCGCTGCGGTGGGACGATAGGCTGGAGTACCTCAGCTCATCAGCCATCACCGAGTTGGTCAGCGATCTGCGCCGCCAGCATCCGATAGCAGCCGACCGTGTGCGGGGGTCGTGCGATCGCGGCTCCCCACCCCGCAGCTGCCGATCCCGTGGAATGTCCGCCGCTGCGAGACGCCGCCCACGCCGAGCAGCATCCAAACGTGCTTGTGCCTGTTCGACGATCTGGACACTACCGCCTTAATCCTATTGAGTGTCGAGGTATATGATGGGACGGCCGTTGATGTTTCCGTGATCCTGGCTCCGGAGCCAGCATCCGGCGCTTCTCACAGAGACCACGGCGTGTCTGACGCTGGTAGGTACAGCGGGTCTTAACCAAGAACGTTCGTTGTGATACCAGGTGCAGTGGGTGAAAGGAGGACGAGCATCGGACGCTCGCCCTCCCTTCGCCGAATACCTCAATTCCAGTCGAGAGCAAGAGACAGATCTCGGCATTACGGGAGATACTTGTAACAGGTGAGACTCGCTGTCGCAGACGCCTGCGCGCCCGCACTATCGATCACGATCACCTGCACCCGTGGTCGTGACCCGGTCTGGCAGCCATTCCCGTAGATGCTGTAGCTGACGCCCGCCTCCTGTTTCATCAAGACGTAGCCCGAACTCATGTATTCATACCAGCGGAAGGTATAACTTGGTTTCCCCCCTGACGCTGAGGCTTCACAGTCGAAGCTGCCCCAAGAAATATCAGCACTCGATTGATAGCACCCCAGCGACACGGTCGGCGTCGGCGTCGGGGTCCGGGTCGGGATCGGGGTCGGTGCCGAACTCGGCTGGGGTGTCGGCGTCGGCCCCGGACGTGTTTGGAAAATGGACCGGCGCGTTAAACGTGCCGTCGCCGTTGCCGGTGAGCAGGGACAGGCTGATCTCCAGCGTATTGATCGTGACGACGATATCGATGTTGCCATCGCCGTTGAAATCTCCAGCGGTGAGGTCCTGCGTTTGTCCCGCAACCGGATACCTCACGGTTGGCCGGAAGGTGCCGTCACCGGTATTGAGCATCACCGACGCGGCGTTGAGTCCGGAACCAGCCAGGTCCTGCTTGCCGTCGCCGTTGAAATCAGCGGCGATGTGGGTATTTCCGAGCAGGGGATAGTCCGTTCTGACAAACGTTGCCGATTGGGCAAAGGCGCGTTCGGCGAACAGCACGATCAGCAAGACCGCCAATGACGTTAATGCAAGCCAATGGGCTGGATGGGTGTGGGTGGTGTGTCGCATCGTGTACAGCTCCTTTGGAAGTGAGTCCGCCTAGGCGCATACCAGAGAACAGGCCGTAGGGGATGGTCGCGTTCCGGCGACGGTGAGCGGCGGTATTAGAGTGTACGAAGCTCAGGGCGTGTTTGTATGCGTGCGGACCGCCAGGACGTTGGTCGGATATTGGCGCGATGTTCCTCGGTGAACGGCTGGTTGCGCTCAAGATCTTGAAGCTGCGGTGCGATGAGACTATCGACATACAGCGCGGTAGTGGCGACCATGCGCTGCGCCACGCCATCCTCGATCGGGAACCCGGGGGCCTCAGTGAGCCGTGCTTGTCTGGACTAGACTTAAGGACAGTAGCCATCGCAGGAGGCAGGGCGTATCTTGATCGTATAGTAGTTGTTGGAGCAACTACGCATCGAAGGTTAGCGATGACAGAGGCCACGATATTATTGCAGGAGCTTGGATTTGGCGACTACGAGGCGCGGGCCTATGTTGCCCTGCTCCGGCGCAGCCCCCTCAACGGGTATGAGCTTGCCAAAGCGTCGGGCATTCCGCGCGCCAATATCTATGCTGTCCTGCACAAGCTGGAGGAGCGGGGCGCGGTAGTTCGGGTAGACGAGACGACCGGGGCGCGGTTTGCTCCGGTGCCTGCGACCGAGCTTGTCCGTCGGCTTGGACACCGGGTTCAAGACGCCCTCCAGGCCGCGCACACGGCGCTGGCGGCAGTGTCCGCCCCGACAGAGCAGGCACAGATCGGAACAGTGCGCGGGTATGGGGCGCTGCTTGAGCATGCGCGCTCGCTGATCAATGCAACCCAGGAGCGGCTGTTGGTCGCGATCTGGCCCGACGAGGCACGCGCTCTCGCCGCGCCACTCGTCGAAGCGGAGGCACGGGGCGTGAACGTTTTAACTCTGTGCCTGACTGCCTGTCCAACGCCCTGCGGCGGCTGCCGCGGGCAGATCCATCCCTACCGCACGGTGTCGACCGCCAGCCGCTGGCTGGTCCTCGCCTCCGACGGAGCCGAGGTCTTGGCGGGCGAGGTCGGTCCACGCGAGGACACGCTCGCCGCGCGGACCCAGCAGGCGCTGCTGGTCGAGTTGGTCAGCGGGTACATTCGTCACAGCATTGCCCTCGCCGCGGTACTCCAGGATCTCGGCAGTCATCCCGATCGCGTCCTTGGACCGAACACCCAGGCAACCCTGCGCGCCCTCGCAAGCGGCGGGCGGAGCTACGACTGGCTGCAACATCTGCGCCTTCTGCTGGATGAACAAGCGTAACCACGAATCGGTAGGAGGTGGATGACGATGGTAGAACGTCTGCACGCGGGATTCGCTACATTGCCTGGCCTCATGCGGGTTGGACTCATGATGGTTCTGGCTGGCGGCGGGCTGGGTCTGCTCTATCACACGCTGCCCCTCGCGTGGGCAGCAGCGGTCGATGGGTACCTGGGACACGATGGCTGGTCGCTGCATGCCGTCGCGCTGCCTGGGATGGCGATGACGCTGGTCGGGATCTTCGCGGGCAGAGCTTCTCTGCCGACCGACGACGAGACCGAAAGGAGGTCTGCGAGCGAACACGATGTATAAACACCTGGACGCGCTGGCGATCGTACCACCAGCGCGCCCGACGACGAGTTGGGACCATGCATCGAAACAGTCTGCCTTGCCGTGGCTCCATCATACCAGACATCCGACGCGCTGGGGAGGCGCGGGTACTCGTAGGCAAGGCGCAACACGGACACGCTCCCTGCACGACATAACGTGCGTGGAAACACCAGGAGGAGTATCATGCCATTCGGATCATTCATCAATAGCTTCCCCCCAGCGATCTTTCTGCTCGTCCACCTGATCGGCTTTGGCGCGGGCGCGTTCTTCGCCTACCGCTCGTTCGAGGCTGCGGCCTCGCTGCTAGGCTGGGGCTTCATGCT
This genomic interval from Herpetosiphonaceae bacterium contains the following:
- a CDS encoding VCBS repeat-containing protein, giving the protein MRHTTHTHPAHWLALTSLAVLLIVLFAERAFAQSATFVRTDYPLLGNTHIAADFNGDGKQDLAGSGLNAASVMLNTGDGTFRPTVRYPVAGQTQDLTAGDFNGDGNIDIVVTINTLEISLSLLTGNGDGTFNAPVHFPNTSGADADTPAEFGTDPDPDPDPDADADRVAGVLSIEC
- a CDS encoding helix-turn-helix domain-containing protein, whose amino-acid sequence is MTEATILLQELGFGDYEARAYVALLRRSPLNGYELAKASGIPRANIYAVLHKLEERGAVVRVDETTGARFAPVPATELVRRLGHRVQDALQAAHTALAAVSAPTEQAQIGTVRGYGALLEHARSLINATQERLLVAIWPDEARALAAPLVEAEARGVNVLTLCLTACPTPCGGCRGQIHPYRTVSTASRWLVLASDGAEVLAGEVGPREDTLAARTQQALLVELVSGYIRHSIALAAVLQDLGSHPDRVLGPNTQATLRALASGGRSYDWLQHLRLLLDEQA